In Dehalococcoidia bacterium, the DNA window CGGGACTGAGAGGGATTTTCCCGAAGATGTTTATAACACAAAACTCCCTTTGCTAAATAGGGATTTTTTCCCGCCTAATGACAATCACCCCTTGCCACCCGCTAGAACACATGTGCTACTATATCACCCATGAGAGAAAAATCGCGACCTAAACGCACTTGTCCTGAGCATAGCCGAAGGAAGCGCGGTGGGCAGCCGGGCAACCAGAATGCCCGCACCCACGGCCGCTATTCCCGCGTAATCCCCCTCGCACTCTTGAGGTGCTGAAGGCTGTGCGCGGGCTCGACCTTGACGGCCAGCGCCTTATTTTCGCGCAGCTTTTCAAGCATCTGGCCGGAATCAAGTATGCGTCCCGATTGGAATCCCATTCGTTCCGCGCCGTGCCTGAAAAAGTGGAAACGGATGCCCTTGAGGCCGATTTTAACCGCCAGTTCCATGCCTGGGCCAGGGAACGAAACCTGCAAGACGAAGATTTCACGCTTGTCGAATAAAAAACCATTCAAGGCTGAAAAAGAAACGAATCGTCGTTTCCAGCGCTCGAAGTCCAGGCGTCACTGATGGCTAAATTTTGAATCTTCGTTTCCCGAAAGTGCGACCCTCCGAAAAACGAATACGAATCGCCGTAACCCGGTCTCCTCGCCCCCTTGAGGGAGAGGACTAAGGTGAGGGTGAGGCCAGTGTTCTAAACTTTACCCCTCACTCTCATCTCTCACCCAGGGGGCGAGAAGACAGGAACGGGATTGCCACGCTCGTTACTCGCTCGCAATGACACGAAGGAAAATCCCCCTTTCATCCCTCTTTCGCCAAAGGGGGAGGGGACATTCGCAATGACAGGACAATTATGAGGCGACTGGATTCCGGCTTTCGCCGGAATGACAACCGGGGCGGACGGGGTTGAAACCCGCTCCTACAAACGACAAATGGACAAAAGACATCGCGCACGACGCGCATTAATTACCGAATAATTGACGCGCATGGCTGCGTGCAGGGGAACAGAGCGGGAAAACCCTCTCAGTCCCGACAGATCGGGACAGTCTCCCTTTCTCCAAAGGGAGAGCGGCCGGGAACAGGCTATTCTTTTTCCAGCTCGAAGGCCTTGTGCAAGGCCTTTACCGCTTCCTTCACCTTGTTTTCGTCAATAATGACTGTGATTCTGATTTCTGAAGTGGTGATAAGCTGGATATTTATGCCCGCGGCGGAGAGTGTGCTGAACATGGTGGCGGCATAGCCCGGCGTGTTCTGCATGCCGCTGCCGATAATGCTCACCTTGCCCAGTTTGGTATCAACGACACACTCGCGCGCGCCGATGGACTCGGCAATAGGCTTGACCACCGCCAGCGCCTTCTCTGCATCGCCCTTAGTCACAGTAAAGGTGAGGTCGGTGATATGCTTGATGCTGGCGTTCTGGACGATGGTGTCCACGCTGACACCGGCTTTGGACAGCGGCCCGAAAATGGCGGCGGCGATGCCCGGCCTGTCCGGTACCCCAACAACCGTTATCTTGGCCACATCCATATCATGAGTGATGGCGGTGACCTTGTTGCGTATTTCCATATGCCCTCCATGAATGAGAGTTCCCGCGTGGTCGTTGAAGCTGGAAGCCACCAGGATGGGGATGTTGTAAATCTGCCCCAGCTCCACGGCGCGCGGGTGCATTACCTTGCTGCCGTAGGTGGCCAGCTCCAGCATCTCGTCGTAGCTTATCTCTTTGAGCTTGGTGGCCTCGGGCACGGCGCGGGGGTCGGCGGTGTAGATGCCTTCGACGTCGGTATAACGCTCGCAGACTATGGCTCCTAAGCTCGCCGCCAGCGCCACCGCCGTGGTGTCGGAGCCGCCGCGTCCCAGCGTGGTGACGTCGCTGTCCTTGGTGATGCCCTGGAATCCTGCCACGATGACGACGCAGCCTTTCTTGACCTCCTGCACGATGCGGCCGGGTTCGATGTTGAGGATGCGCGCCCGGCTGTGGTTGGCGTCGGTCTGTATGCCGGCCTGCGCGCCGGAAAGGCTGATGGCTTCGTAGCCCATGCTCTTCAGCGCCATCGCCAGGAGCGTGCTGGCCACTATCTCACCGGTGGAGAGCAGCACGTCCAGCTCGCGCGCGCTGGGCTTGTCGCTTACCTGATAGGCCAGCTTAATGAGGTCATCCGTCGTGTCGCCCATAGCGGAAACCACCACGACAACATCGTTGCCTGACTGCTTGGTGGCAATGATGCGCCGCGCCACGTTGCGTATGCGTTCCGCATCGCCTACCGAGGTGCCGCCGTATTTCTGGACTATAAGAGGCATGTTTCAGTCAGTTCCAGAGTGTTACTCTCTACCCCGGTAAATGGCCATAACCTATCCCGGGCTACCAGGCGTTTGATGTTCACACTAACCATTTTAAATTTGTAGATGGTTTATTATAGCAAAAATCGGCCAATCATTTGAATGCATGTTCTCGATTGTTCTTTTTGGGCATATCGTAGGGGCACAGCATGCTGTGCCCCTACCTATGGGAGGCGGATTAGCTCCAACTAAAAGAGGATAATTAGCCCCGCCCCCTCAAACGGTCCCACCAGGAGGGTTTGCCGTGGGCGCCGTAGCTGGGGGTGGGGAAGCTCTGCTCGCAGCGGTTGCAGCGCCAGGTCTTATACATCTTGTTGTAAGAAAGGTTGGGGCTGCCGCATCTGGGGCAGAGGGCCGTTCCGCGCGGCTCTTTGCGCTGGCGGCTGTACTCGTCTTCACGCCGGGGCATTTTTACGGCCTCCCGGTAAAGCGGCTCATGACATTATGCCCGAGGGGAACCAATACGCCAGTTTTTTGCGCCTCGGATTCAGTGAAACGAACGGCATCATCCGCCTCGAAACCGGGCCCCCACATAAGGAAAGGCACCGGCTCGGCCACGTGGGTGCGCGCGGGCACAGGAGTGGGGTGGTCCGGCAAAACGAGGATGCGCAGGCTGTCCTGTCTGTAAGAGCGTAGCCTGCTCACGATCTCAGCATCGATTTTCTGGATAGCCTCGATTTTTTCTGCGGCATCGCCGGCGTGTCCGGCCTCGTCCGGCGCTTCGACGTGAACCACCACCAGGTCGTGCTTGGCAAGCGCCTTCAGCGCGCCTTCGGCCTGTCCGGCGAAATTGTTTTTCGTGTTGTCGGTAACGCCTTTGATATTCAGGATAGTCATGCCGGTCATCTTGCCCAGGCCCTTCAGCAGGTCGACGCCTGAAGTGATGGCGGCTTTGAGCCCGTAAGCCTTCTTGAAGGAGGGTGTTTTGGGGACGGGGCCGCTGCCCCAGAAGAGCCATATCGAGGTGGACGGTATCTGCCCGCGCGAAGCGCGGTGATAGTTCACCGGGTGATGCTTGAGCACCTCCTGCGAATCGGCCATGAGCTTGTTGAGGAAACGGCTGCCGCGCCCCTTGGGAAGGTATTCCACTACTGGCTTGTCGGGGATATCGTGGGGCGGGGTGCAGACGGCTTTTATAGTATCCGTGTGTCCTTTGAGTTTGAGGAGGTGGCGATAGCCGACGCCCGGGAAAAACTCTACCTCGTCGCTGCCCAGCTTCTCGTTTAATGTTTCTATAAATTCGCGCGCCTCTTCGCTCTCGATATGGCCGGCGCAGTAACTCCACATGCGCCCGCCCTTGGTGGCCACCAGGTTGCAGCGGAAGACCGTTTCGCCGCGGCTCACCGGAACGCCCATGCTGATGGCCTCGATGGCGGCGCGGCCTCGGTAGTAAACTGCGGGGTCGTAGCCCAGCAGCGACATGCAGGCTACCGCGCTGGAGGGCTCCATGCCAGGCGGCACGTTGTTGGTCAGGCCGAGGGTGCCTTCGCGGGCCAGCGCGTCCAGGTTGGGGGTGCGCGCTAACTCGAGTGTGGTTTTATTGCCCCTATCTTTGATGGGCCAGCCGGCGGCCCCGTCGATTATCAAAACGCAGTATTTCATATCACTGACCTTCCATAATTATCCAGCCACGAGTTGCCCCGTGAACTGAAAGCACCTATAATATCACTTTGCGGGGCGTAGCGCAGTTTGGTTTAGCGCGCAGCGTTCGGGACGCTGAGGTCGGTGGTTCAAATCCACTCGCCCCGACCAGTTAACTAACCTTTTTTCCCCTTCTTTAACTGCTTCTGGAACTCCTCGATTGTCATTGAGCCCTCAGTATCAGCCAGAGCCTTAAGCCCCTCGCGGATATCTTCTTCATCTTCGCGCTTCTCTAGTTCCGCCTCGAAATCCTCTTTAGCAACCTTCATCTTGGCCTCATCCCACAGCTTGTTCTGTTGATCCAGCGTCATTTTCGATAAGTCCAGCTTGCGCTCGCGGCAGAGCCTTTCCATGTGCGCGAAGCGGCGGTAAAACTTGTGATTGGCCTGGCGCAGCGAAGATTCCAAGTCGATGCCTTGCCTGCGCGCGTAGTTCGCCAGCGTGAAGAGGATATCGCCGAACTCGTCGGACTTGCCTTCTCGAGTATCCTCGCGTTTGAAT includes these proteins:
- a CDS encoding aspartate kinase; amino-acid sequence: MPLIVQKYGGTSVGDAERIRNVARRIIATKQSGNDVVVVVSAMGDTTDDLIKLAYQVSDKPSARELDVLLSTGEIVASTLLAMALKSMGYEAISLSGAQAGIQTDANHSRARILNIEPGRIVQEVKKGCVVIVAGFQGITKDSDVTTLGRGGSDTTAVALAASLGAIVCERYTDVEGIYTADPRAVPEATKLKEISYDEMLELATYGSKVMHPRAVELGQIYNIPILVASSFNDHAGTLIHGGHMEIRNKVTAITHDMDVAKITVVGVPDRPGIAAAIFGPLSKAGVSVDTIVQNASIKHITDLTFTVTKGDAEKALAVVKPIAESIGARECVVDTKLGKVSIIGSGMQNTPGYAATMFSTLSAAGINIQLITTSEIRITVIIDENKVKEAVKALHKAFELEKE
- a CDS encoding cofactor-independent phosphoglycerate mutase, which codes for MKYCVLIIDGAAGWPIKDRGNKTTLELARTPNLDALAREGTLGLTNNVPPGMEPSSAVACMSLLGYDPAVYYRGRAAIEAISMGVPVSRGETVFRCNLVATKGGRMWSYCAGHIESEEAREFIETLNEKLGSDEVEFFPGVGYRHLLKLKGHTDTIKAVCTPPHDIPDKPVVEYLPKGRGSRFLNKLMADSQEVLKHHPVNYHRASRGQIPSTSIWLFWGSGPVPKTPSFKKAYGLKAAITSGVDLLKGLGKMTGMTILNIKGVTDNTKNNFAGQAEGALKALAKHDLVVVHVEAPDEAGHAGDAAEKIEAIQKIDAEIVSRLRSYRQDSLRILVLPDHPTPVPARTHVAEPVPFLMWGPGFEADDAVRFTESEAQKTGVLVPLGHNVMSRFTGRP